Proteins from a single region of Nitrososphaerota archaeon:
- a CDS encoding TIGR00269 family protein, whose amino-acid sequence MECVRCRGSGFYTKQYSGETLCKSCFMESIVEKTRRTISRYKMIGPREKVAVAVSGGKDSLSLLKVLAELYAGRRNPLVAISIDEGVAGYRDEAIEHAERMTRELGIEHVTLSYKELFGFSLDEALDWKEERDVSSCSFCGVFRRRAIDEAATRVRASLVATAHNLDDYVQTFMLNLMHGDVARLGWLDPAYADDSFPVRRVKPFMEIYEAEVALFAYQAGVPFQSVSCPYMHEGLRSEVRDHLNVLESKHPGIKNVMFRSSLDVVSHYARAPEKESVPCSRCGKPSSGGLCSVCRMKATIAEHTRLP is encoded by the coding sequence ATGGAATGCGTACGCTGCAGGGGGAGCGGGTTCTATACCAAGCAGTACTCTGGAGAGACCCTCTGCAAGTCGTGCTTCATGGAGTCAATAGTCGAGAAGACGCGGCGGACAATCTCCAGGTATAAGATGATTGGGCCGAGGGAAAAGGTGGCAGTGGCAGTGTCGGGGGGGAAGGACAGCCTTTCGCTGCTCAAGGTCCTCGCGGAGCTCTACGCCGGACGGAGGAACCCCCTGGTCGCGATATCGATAGACGAAGGGGTCGCGGGCTACAGAGATGAGGCTATAGAGCACGCCGAACGCATGACCCGAGAGCTGGGAATCGAACACGTAACCTTGTCCTATAAGGAGTTGTTCGGTTTCTCGCTCGACGAGGCCCTCGACTGGAAAGAGGAGCGGGACGTCTCGTCATGCAGCTTCTGTGGTGTCTTCAGAAGGAGGGCTATCGACGAAGCAGCCACCCGAGTCAGGGCTTCGTTGGTGGCCACTGCCCACAACTTGGACGATTACGTCCAGACCTTCATGTTGAACCTGATGCACGGAGATGTAGCCCGCCTCGGGTGGCTCGACCCGGCCTATGCTGATGACAGCTTCCCTGTGAGGAGGGTTAAGCCATTCATGGAGATATACGAGGCCGAGGTCGCCCTCTTTGCCTATCAGGCAGGGGTCCCGTTCCAGAGCGTTAGCTGTCCCTATATGCACGAAGGGCTGAGGAGCGAGGTCAGGGACCACCTCAACGTATTGGAGTCCAAACACCCAGGGATCAAGAACGTAATGTTCAGGTCGAGCTTGGACGTGGTTTCTCACTATGCCCGTGCTCCGGAGAAGGAATCCGTCCCCTGTTCCCGGTGTGGAAAGCCATCTTCAGGCGGCCTCTGCAGCGTCTGCAGGATGAAAGCCACGATTGCGGAGCACACACGTCTGCCATAA